The Anolis carolinensis isolate JA03-04 chromosome 1, rAnoCar3.1.pri, whole genome shotgun sequence genome window below encodes:
- the c1h2orf88 gene encoding small membrane A-kinase anchor protein, which yields MGCIKSKSPFPNTILDDGSKEISGYNSGCNIEKSALIQTKSDMSPNTVVVDFAHRLSLEILDQAVKQWAVAESKYSDIPFIESDEP from the coding sequence ATGGGATGCATTAAATCCAAAAGCCCCTTCCCAAACACGATCCTCGATGATGGAAGCAAGGAAATCAGCGGCTACAATAGtgggtgcaacatagaaaaatccGCCCTGATTCAAACAAAATCCGATATGTCGCCAAACACGGTGGTGGTGGACTTCGCTCACCGGCTCTCCTTGGAGATCCTGGATCAAGCTGTGAAACAGTGGGCAGTGGCTGAAAGCAAATATAGTGATATCCCCTTCATAGAAAGCGACGAGCCATGA